A single region of the Corallococcus caeni genome encodes:
- a CDS encoding DNA/RNA non-specific endonuclease codes for MSLRIPTGVSTPRPTPAIAPAAAPANTAVPAGADLPASAPAANVVAPTGGSWKRSATKEVAISDLQQKFGWPDESWQGRLLHAADEGADGGRAQNGQVSAAELEAYLSAPTDAQFLTSTALQQQRAALDAKLAGGAQSAKVDSFESPWQQSVAKRADLLGGNGDGQLSADELTAYINASKANQAKGTGTAANTQWVPDQQMAAFQSRVAEVAGEADPLQAVGAGGATPGLSMVKEYSRTLLDTDKNVPTFVSYLLSAADVKETPADVSRLESTFVRDPELKQGGVVDSDYNNTGFDRGHMKAAEDSPTQAAMNESHYMSNIAPQYGNHNQQIWRTLERGVSELVKETGGKAYIVTGNLFLDDKGKPLPPESLQTTGSKDDRRIAVPTHNFKTVLLELPNGNLSMFAYMVPNLKDGPSKKEDILPLLQESRVPVDQLEGLLGQDLYAQLPKSVQDKLEKDTSAAGVFQQQSLYEAATLLRAPPSA; via the coding sequence ATGTCGCTGCGAATCCCGACCGGAGTCTCCACTCCGCGCCCCACGCCCGCGATTGCCCCCGCCGCCGCGCCCGCGAACACCGCGGTGCCCGCCGGGGCGGACCTCCCCGCCAGCGCGCCCGCCGCCAACGTCGTGGCGCCCACGGGTGGAAGCTGGAAGCGCTCCGCCACCAAGGAGGTGGCCATCTCCGACCTCCAGCAGAAGTTCGGCTGGCCGGATGAGAGCTGGCAGGGGCGTCTGCTCCACGCGGCGGACGAGGGCGCCGACGGAGGCCGCGCGCAGAACGGCCAGGTGTCCGCGGCGGAGCTGGAGGCGTACCTCTCCGCGCCCACGGACGCGCAGTTCCTCACGTCCACGGCGCTCCAGCAGCAGCGCGCGGCGCTCGACGCGAAGCTCGCCGGGGGCGCGCAGTCCGCCAAGGTGGACAGCTTCGAGAGCCCCTGGCAGCAGTCCGTGGCGAAGCGCGCGGACCTGCTGGGCGGCAACGGCGACGGGCAGCTCTCCGCGGACGAGCTGACGGCCTACATCAACGCGTCCAAGGCGAACCAGGCCAAGGGCACGGGCACCGCCGCGAACACGCAGTGGGTGCCAGACCAGCAGATGGCCGCCTTCCAGAGCCGCGTGGCGGAGGTCGCGGGGGAGGCGGATCCGCTCCAGGCCGTGGGCGCTGGCGGCGCGACGCCCGGGCTGAGCATGGTGAAGGAGTACTCGCGCACGCTGCTGGACACGGACAAGAACGTGCCCACGTTCGTGAGCTACCTGTTGTCCGCGGCGGACGTGAAGGAGACGCCCGCGGACGTCAGCCGGCTGGAGAGCACCTTCGTGCGCGACCCGGAGCTGAAGCAGGGCGGCGTGGTGGACTCCGACTACAACAACACCGGCTTCGACCGGGGACACATGAAGGCGGCCGAGGACTCGCCCACGCAGGCGGCGATGAACGAGAGCCACTACATGAGCAACATCGCGCCCCAGTACGGCAACCACAACCAGCAGATCTGGCGCACGCTGGAGCGCGGCGTGTCCGAGCTGGTGAAGGAGACCGGCGGCAAGGCCTACATCGTCACGGGCAACCTGTTCCTGGACGACAAGGGCAAGCCGCTGCCGCCCGAGTCCCTCCAGACGACGGGCTCGAAGGACGACCGGCGCATCGCGGTCCCCACGCACAACTTCAAGACGGTGTTGCTGGAGCTGCCCAACGGCAACCTGTCGATGTTCGCGTACATGGTGCCGAACTTGAAGGACGGCCCGTCCAAGAAGGAGGACATCCTCCCGCTGCTCCAGGAGTCGCGCGTGCCGGTGGACCAGCTGGAAGGGCTGCTGGGCCAGGACCTCTACGCGCAGCTGCCCAAGAGCGTGCAGGACAAGCTGGAGAAGGACACGTCCGCCGCGGGCGTCTTCCAGCAGCAGAGCCTCTACGAGGCCGCGACGCTGCTGCGCGCCCCGCCTTCCGCCTGA
- a CDS encoding RibD family protein — MKPHVICHMLSSIDGRIVVKHWPDPQSMRGEYERTADTFDADAWMCGRITMEDFAAEGDVPKPPPAAPLPRTDFVARKDAESYAIALDAHGKLNWESGAIDDDPLVVVLTESVPDAHLAHLRERGVSYVFGGKQDIDFARVLETLGSTFGIKTVLLEGGGGINGSFLAAGLIDEVSLLVHPTADGLPGTPTLFDRPQGSTGMGAALELTHVERRDSGIVWLRYRVRR; from the coding sequence ATGAAGCCCCACGTCATCTGCCACATGCTCTCGTCCATCGACGGGCGCATCGTCGTCAAGCACTGGCCCGACCCCCAGTCGATGCGCGGTGAATACGAGCGCACCGCCGACACCTTCGACGCGGACGCGTGGATGTGCGGCCGCATCACCATGGAGGACTTCGCCGCGGAAGGGGACGTGCCCAAGCCGCCCCCCGCGGCCCCCCTGCCCCGCACGGACTTCGTCGCTCGCAAGGACGCCGAGTCCTACGCCATCGCCCTGGATGCCCACGGCAAGCTCAACTGGGAGTCCGGCGCCATCGACGACGACCCTCTCGTCGTCGTGCTCACCGAGTCCGTCCCCGACGCGCACCTCGCCCACCTGCGCGAGCGCGGCGTCTCCTACGTCTTCGGCGGCAAGCAGGACATCGACTTCGCCCGCGTGCTGGAGACGCTCGGGAGCACCTTCGGCATCAAGACCGTGTTGCTGGAGGGCGGCGGCGGCATCAACGGCTCCTTCCTCGCCGCGGGCCTCATCGACGAGGTGAGCCTCCTCGTGCACCCCACCGCGGATGGCCTGCCCGGCACGCCGACCCTGTTCGACCGGCCCCAGGGCTCCACCGGCATGGGCGCCGCGCTGGAGCTCACCCACGTGGAGCGCCGGGACTCCGGCATCGTGTGGCTCCGGTACCGCGTGCGCCGCTGA
- a CDS encoding NIPSNAP family protein, with the protein MPSPSACCSVLELRQYTLHPGQREALLSLFERAFVESQEAAGMHLIGQFRDEDRPDRFVWLRGFRDMASRRDALSAFYGGPVWKEHRNAANATMVDSDNVLLLRPVRPDAGLVHPGTPRPPPGAVARPDSRVEVTLCYLKAPADEALTASFKQHVRPVLEELGATPRALFQTESAENTFPALPVRRGEHVFAWLTVFPDAGHHREHLRRRAASKAWAEPLQPWLSASLEHLTLSPTARSELR; encoded by the coding sequence ATGCCGTCCCCGTCCGCCTGCTGCTCGGTCCTCGAATTGCGCCAGTACACGCTGCATCCCGGTCAGCGTGAGGCCCTCCTCTCGCTCTTTGAACGGGCGTTCGTCGAGTCGCAGGAGGCCGCCGGGATGCACCTCATCGGTCAGTTCCGCGACGAGGACCGGCCGGACCGGTTCGTGTGGCTGCGAGGCTTCCGCGACATGGCGTCACGACGCGACGCCCTGAGCGCGTTCTACGGCGGCCCGGTGTGGAAGGAGCACCGGAACGCGGCGAACGCGACGATGGTGGACTCCGACAACGTCCTGCTCCTGCGGCCCGTGCGGCCGGACGCGGGGCTCGTGCATCCTGGTACGCCTCGGCCACCCCCCGGTGCGGTCGCTCGGCCCGACTCCCGGGTCGAAGTGACGCTCTGCTACCTGAAGGCCCCGGCCGATGAGGCCCTCACGGCCTCCTTCAAGCAGCACGTGCGTCCTGTACTCGAAGAGCTGGGCGCCACGCCCCGAGCCCTGTTCCAGACCGAGTCCGCGGAGAACACCTTCCCTGCCCTGCCCGTGCGAAGGGGTGAACATGTCTTCGCCTGGCTCACCGTGTTCCCGGATGCCGGGCATCACCGCGAGCACCTTCGACGCCGAGCCGCTTCGAAGGCCTGGGCGGAGCCGCTCCAGCCGTGGCTGAGCGCGTCGCTCGAACACCTGACGCTGTCCCCCACCGCACGGTCCGAGCTGCGCTGA
- the pdxR gene encoding MocR-like pyridoxine biosynthesis transcription factor PdxR, translated as MKTSPGVASSLLLRLDSRSPTPLHEQIFEGIRARILAGALAPGLRIPSSRQFAAELDVARSTVLQALDALTAEGYLVTRAGSCTRVAPELPNPSEDRSRSAMPRAPRGPRLAASARTLKPAPVGAPRLGSAPRAFRPGVPALDLFPTALWARTVSRVHARASTGLLDGGDPSGHAPLREAIATHVSSSRGVRCVPAQVFVTAGTQQAFDEILRLALDPGDSVWVEDPGYPGARRAVLAAGGRPVPVPVDAEGLDVGAGIARAPRARVALVAPSHQYPLGATLSLARRMSLLEWAERTRSLIIEDDYDSEFRHRGRPLTALQGLDDAGCVVYVGTFSKSMFPGLRLGFFIAPPSLVDAFSAARAAASAPASTLEQAALAAFLAEGHFARHLRRMRAAYRERGEALLDALRADCSGVLTPRSCDTGMQVCASLAAPLSDLRVRDEAARKGVEVAALSDYFLGRRRESGLVFGFGGVRPDALRAGTRTLARVLEAAHRH; from the coding sequence TTGAAGACCTCTCCCGGCGTCGCGTCCTCGCTCCTCCTGCGGCTCGATTCACGCAGCCCCACGCCGCTTCACGAGCAGATCTTCGAAGGCATCCGCGCGCGCATCCTCGCGGGGGCGCTGGCGCCGGGACTGCGGATTCCCTCCTCCCGCCAGTTCGCGGCCGAGTTGGACGTGGCCCGCAGCACCGTCCTCCAGGCACTGGATGCGCTGACGGCGGAGGGCTACCTCGTGACCCGTGCGGGCTCCTGCACGCGCGTCGCGCCCGAGCTGCCCAATCCCTCCGAAGACCGGAGCCGGAGCGCCATGCCCCGTGCCCCGCGAGGGCCGCGGCTTGCCGCATCCGCTCGGACGCTGAAGCCCGCGCCCGTCGGTGCTCCGCGTCTGGGCTCGGCGCCTCGCGCCTTCAGGCCCGGTGTGCCCGCGCTCGACCTGTTCCCGACCGCGCTCTGGGCCCGCACGGTGTCTCGCGTCCATGCTCGCGCGAGCACGGGCCTGCTCGACGGTGGCGACCCTTCCGGCCATGCGCCGTTGCGCGAAGCCATCGCCACCCATGTGTCTTCGTCACGTGGCGTGCGCTGCGTGCCAGCGCAGGTCTTCGTCACGGCGGGCACCCAGCAGGCCTTCGATGAAATCCTCCGGCTCGCGCTCGACCCGGGGGACTCCGTCTGGGTGGAGGACCCCGGCTATCCCGGTGCCCGTCGTGCCGTGCTCGCCGCGGGAGGTCGCCCCGTGCCCGTCCCCGTGGACGCGGAGGGGCTCGACGTGGGCGCGGGCATCGCTCGTGCGCCCAGGGCCCGCGTCGCGCTGGTGGCGCCTTCGCACCAGTATCCGCTGGGCGCCACGCTGAGCCTGGCGCGACGGATGTCGCTGCTTGAGTGGGCGGAGCGCACCCGTTCGCTGATCATCGAGGACGACTACGACAGCGAGTTCCGCCACCGGGGCCGTCCCCTCACCGCGCTCCAGGGGCTCGATGACGCCGGCTGCGTCGTCTACGTGGGCACGTTCAGCAAGTCGATGTTCCCCGGCCTGCGCCTGGGCTTCTTCATCGCGCCGCCCTCGCTGGTGGATGCCTTCTCCGCCGCCCGCGCCGCCGCGTCCGCGCCGGCCTCCACGCTGGAGCAGGCCGCGCTCGCCGCGTTCCTCGCGGAGGGCCACTTCGCCCGCCACCTGCGCCGCATGCGCGCGGCCTACCGTGAGCGCGGTGAAGCCCTGCTCGACGCCCTGCGCGCCGACTGCTCCGGCGTCCTCACGCCCCGGTCCTGTGACACCGGCATGCAGGTGTGCGCGTCGCTCGCGGCGCCGCTGTCCGACCTGCGCGTCCGCGACGAAGCCGCCCGGAAGGGCGTGGAGGTCGCCGCCCTGTCGGACTACTTCCTCGGCCGGCGCAGGGAGTCCGGCCTCGTCTTCGGCTTCGGTGGCGTGCGGCCGGATGCCCTCCGCGCGGGGACGCGCACCCTGGCCCGGGTGCTGGAAGCCGCGCACCGCCACTGA